In Desulfomonile tiedjei DSM 6799, a genomic segment contains:
- a CDS encoding sigma-54-dependent Fis family transcriptional regulator, producing the protein MKILRKLAFRVAAPILLLVTLFGLVLHLFVADMINFFARERAEEDLKSFSREIFGNCNRCFEELMQSGKLEDPTAVRIKKALTMGDVEDYLEKFRLKGIICQRNDSKSEILMETEEAQELRSAASSANNTNILISRSVAGKHYFAYTFDFQPWGWRILIARDSAAYSSLVERVQQLYWIFSALLFLMTFGLIIVENRLLSRPVNQIIRDLRDGVPPSYTGLVEFEFLSTSIAGMMRTLAEREARLRESENRYRTIFETTGTAIAVSEEDTTISMVNARFEQDTGYSKKEIEGKKCWTELVSEDDLEWMKEIHALRRTNPDAVPVQYEFKLTDKQGTCKHMLLTGGIITGTTQSIVSLIDITDRKREELERRLEREARSAEALRRKNVELAQEIDARKRTEESLRASEERFRVIFEAAEDCFFIKNTKLEYTHANPAYLKLLERPIEEVLGKTDDALALDSHYAERANSLEIRVLEGESFETEHTVTWKGWPISLDIIRFPLRDSSGNTFGICGIARDVSERKAAQDERLAPPSRSYRSAMIQETRRQVVLAAESDSTVLFLGESGTGKDHWARFLHDHSRRSGSSFFSINCAALPPELVESELFGHEAGAFTGARARKRGLLELAEGGTLLLNEIGEMPWALQSKLLTFMDTQSITRVGGETSITVDARILAATNRDLVKEIEKERFRLDLFYRLAVLTITVPPLRERMEDLPRLARELLSRAGERMGLTNLPSLDNAAMSALLDYNWPGNIRELQNVLERALILCDRKKITVMDLGLEKTDSKQPGASRDTEMAILLGRARSFDEAVEETKRALINKALERSRGSIKKAAILLGMTRNSIDHHMRRLGIRK; encoded by the coding sequence ATGAAGATCTTGCGCAAGCTCGCCTTTCGAGTGGCAGCTCCGATATTATTGCTGGTAACACTGTTTGGGTTGGTGCTCCACTTGTTTGTGGCAGACATGATCAACTTCTTTGCCAGAGAACGCGCAGAAGAGGATTTGAAATCGTTTTCACGTGAGATCTTCGGGAACTGTAATCGCTGCTTTGAGGAGCTTATGCAGTCGGGCAAGCTGGAGGACCCCACAGCCGTGCGAATCAAGAAAGCGCTGACTATGGGCGATGTAGAGGATTACTTGGAGAAGTTCAGGCTTAAAGGAATCATATGCCAACGAAATGACTCTAAAAGCGAGATCTTGATGGAGACGGAAGAAGCCCAAGAACTCCGTTCGGCAGCATCCTCCGCTAACAACACGAATATTTTGATAAGCCGCTCTGTCGCCGGCAAACACTATTTCGCGTACACCTTCGACTTTCAACCCTGGGGCTGGCGCATCCTTATCGCACGCGATTCGGCTGCATACAGCTCGCTGGTCGAAAGAGTACAACAGCTATACTGGATATTCAGCGCACTCCTCTTCTTGATGACATTTGGCTTGATTATCGTCGAGAATCGTCTTCTGAGCCGCCCCGTGAACCAGATCATCCGGGACTTGCGCGATGGAGTTCCACCATCCTACACCGGTCTGGTGGAGTTTGAATTCCTGAGTACCAGCATTGCCGGCATGATGCGAACACTGGCGGAACGAGAGGCACGCCTGCGAGAGAGCGAAAACAGGTATCGAACCATATTTGAGACAACAGGAACCGCCATTGCGGTCAGTGAGGAAGATACTACGATCTCCATGGTAAATGCACGATTTGAGCAAGATACAGGTTATTCGAAGAAAGAGATAGAAGGAAAGAAATGCTGGACAGAGCTGGTCTCCGAAGACGATCTTGAGTGGATGAAAGAGATTCATGCACTGCGAAGGACAAATCCTGATGCTGTTCCCGTCCAATATGAGTTCAAACTGACGGACAAGCAGGGCACGTGCAAACACATGCTCTTGACAGGTGGAATCATAACCGGAACAACTCAAAGCATTGTGTCGTTGATAGATATCACGGATCGAAAACGCGAGGAGTTGGAGCGTCGCCTGGAGCGGGAAGCTCGCTCGGCCGAAGCTTTGCGCAGAAAAAATGTCGAGCTTGCGCAAGAGATCGATGCCCGAAAAAGGACGGAAGAATCCCTGAGAGCCAGTGAAGAACGCTTCAGGGTCATATTCGAGGCAGCCGAAGACTGCTTTTTTATCAAGAACACAAAATTGGAGTACACTCACGCGAATCCGGCGTACCTCAAACTTCTGGAAAGACCCATTGAAGAAGTCCTGGGAAAGACCGACGATGCACTGGCACTGGATTCCCATTACGCGGAGCGTGCCAACAGCCTGGAGATTCGGGTCCTGGAAGGGGAATCGTTCGAGACGGAGCATACGGTCACCTGGAAAGGCTGGCCCATTTCATTGGACATCATCAGATTTCCCTTGAGAGATTCTTCGGGAAATACCTTCGGCATCTGCGGCATCGCTCGTGACGTGAGCGAACGCAAGGCTGCGCAAGATGAACGGCTAGCCCCCCCGTCCCGGAGCTACCGGTCCGCCATGATTCAAGAAACCAGGCGCCAGGTGGTCCTTGCTGCAGAAAGCGACAGTACTGTCCTGTTTCTTGGCGAAAGCGGTACGGGCAAGGACCATTGGGCTCGATTCCTGCACGACCACTCTCGCCGCTCCGGAAGCTCATTCTTCTCCATCAACTGTGCAGCGCTGCCTCCGGAACTGGTTGAGTCCGAACTCTTCGGTCACGAAGCGGGTGCGTTCACAGGCGCTCGGGCTCGTAAGCGCGGTCTTTTGGAACTTGCTGAGGGAGGCACGCTTCTCCTCAACGAGATAGGAGAGATGCCATGGGCCCTGCAGTCCAAACTCTTGACCTTCATGGATACGCAGTCTATCACACGCGTCGGAGGCGAAACCTCCATTACTGTAGATGCCAGGATACTCGCTGCGACCAATCGCGACCTTGTAAAGGAGATTGAAAAGGAACGTTTTCGGCTGGACCTCTTCTATCGACTCGCAGTCCTTACGATCACCGTTCCTCCTCTGAGAGAACGGATGGAAGATTTGCCGAGACTTGCACGGGAATTGCTCTCCCGCGCGGGGGAACGAATGGGACTCACGAACCTGCCTTCCCTGGACAACGCTGCCATGAGCGCTCTCCTTGACTACAATTGGCCGGGAAATATAAGAGAATTGCAGAATGTTCTGGAAAGGGCGCTCATTCTGTGCGACCGAAAGAAAATCACCGTGATGGACCTCGGGCTTGAAAAAACCGATTCAAAACAGCCCGGAGCCTCCCGAGACACAGAAATGGCAATTCTCTTGGGGCGAGCTCGCTCTTTCGACGAGGCGGTGGAGGAAACTAAACGGGCACTTATCAACAAAGCACTGGAGCGGTCTCGCGGTAGCATCAAGAAGGCTGCAATCCTTCTCGGCATGACACGAAACTCAATCGATCATCATATGCGACGGCTGGGCATCCGAAAATAA
- a CDS encoding amino acid ABC transporter substrate-binding protein, giving the protein MNILRRLTLRLSAPLLVLAALLRLWACPVWAVDPVRIGVSFALSGDYAPLGGMCADGLRLWAKTQNGEGGILGRPIDLVIHDDQGDPETAATIYREMLSSGQFDFVFGPYSSPISKAVIPLLEEYRYPTLLPVTSVESVWDSGPKYAFGVTTPERRWTKAIFTLMAESNVTRLVILVNDALMQLGSPRDAEKWARRFGLEVVSLETASMPDIGEQLRRARDSGVHAILVWGYFHDAVAIRKALASIGWTPRIFFAQMGPALDEYCKVLGDLADYSLGCCIWDPKIGSSFPGGSEFLNSFRREYKRDPSYHAANCYAAGVILAEAISRAGCMDREKVREVLSNLDTVTLIGRYGVDEAGVQVRQRPIIVQWQNGRKRIVWPETLRTAPLLFPPETKP; this is encoded by the coding sequence ATGAACATTTTGCGCAGACTCACTTTGCGATTATCTGCACCGCTATTGGTCCTGGCGGCACTGCTCCGTCTTTGGGCGTGCCCGGTCTGGGCGGTTGACCCTGTTCGGATCGGCGTATCTTTCGCTCTGTCGGGAGACTACGCGCCTCTCGGGGGGATGTGTGCGGACGGGTTACGGCTTTGGGCCAAGACCCAGAACGGCGAAGGAGGAATATTAGGGCGGCCGATAGATCTCGTCATTCATGACGACCAAGGCGATCCCGAGACTGCCGCGACGATCTATCGCGAGATGTTGTCAAGTGGGCAATTCGATTTCGTTTTCGGTCCATATTCCAGTCCTATTTCCAAGGCGGTGATCCCATTGTTGGAAGAATACCGTTATCCGACGTTGCTGCCGGTCACCTCGGTTGAGAGTGTCTGGGACTCGGGGCCGAAATACGCCTTTGGTGTAACCACCCCGGAACGGCGGTGGACCAAAGCCATTTTCACCCTGATGGCCGAATCCAATGTGACGCGCCTGGTCATCCTGGTGAATGATGCGCTGATGCAGCTAGGTTCACCCCGGGACGCAGAGAAGTGGGCCCGCCGCTTTGGACTGGAAGTTGTGTCCCTGGAAACCGCTAGCATGCCCGACATCGGGGAACAACTCCGTCGCGCTCGGGATTCCGGGGTCCATGCGATCTTAGTGTGGGGATACTTTCATGACGCAGTGGCGATCAGAAAAGCTCTTGCCTCGATAGGTTGGACCCCAAGGATCTTTTTCGCTCAGATGGGTCCTGCCCTGGACGAATATTGCAAGGTTCTGGGCGATCTTGCTGATTATTCTCTGGGATGCTGCATCTGGGATCCAAAAATAGGGAGTTCTTTTCCTGGCGGAAGTGAATTCCTGAACTCCTTTCGCCGGGAATACAAGCGCGATCCTTCGTACCATGCAGCGAACTGCTATGCCGCCGGAGTTATCCTTGCTGAGGCAATATCGCGAGCTGGATGCATGGATCGGGAGAAAGTCCGAGAAGTCCTGTCCAACCTTGATACTGTCACCCTGATAGGAAGATACGGCGTTGACGAAGCTGGAGTTCAGGTGCGCCAGCGTCCGATCATCGTCCAGTGGCAGAATGGTCGCAAAAGAATAGTTTGGCCCGAAACTTTGCGCACTGCTCCACTCCTATTCCCTCCGGAGACGAAGCCATGA
- a CDS encoding amino acid ABC transporter substrate-binding protein, producing the protein MRLGNKVMLLLVASLCLAAGSARALDPVRIGVSAGLTGRYAPMGRMYADGLQLWANKQNAKGGILGRPVDLLIHDDRSDPETAVKIYREMLSSERFDFVFGPYSSVISRAVVPVLEEYRYPTLMPLTIIESVWDSRPRYVFGVNTPERHWTKAVFTLAAESGLNRLAILVNDALMRLGSPRDARKWADRFGLNILFLETVNKHDIEEQLRRARNAGAQALVCWGYFDDAVTVRRALARVSWTPRIFLSQAGPSLEEYGKVLGDLADYSLGCGVWEPEVAASYPGAMEFLHSFRREYNRDPSYPAANGYAEGVILAEAILRAGGIDREKIREMLSSLDMVTLIGRYGVDESGIQVRQRPVIYQWQNGRKRVVWPESLSSARLQFPPQSAP; encoded by the coding sequence ATGCGTCTTGGGAATAAAGTGATGCTTCTTCTCGTGGCCTCGTTGTGCCTGGCCGCGGGATCAGCACGGGCCCTCGATCCTGTTCGGATCGGAGTGTCCGCCGGTCTCACCGGTCGATACGCTCCCATGGGCAGGATGTATGCAGACGGGCTCCAACTTTGGGCAAATAAACAAAACGCTAAAGGCGGAATACTGGGTAGGCCCGTGGATCTCCTCATCCATGATGACCGCAGCGATCCCGAGACAGCGGTCAAGATCTATCGCGAGATGTTGTCAAGTGAACGGTTTGACTTCGTGTTCGGGCCGTATTCCAGCGTAATCTCCAGGGCCGTGGTTCCTGTGCTGGAAGAATATCGCTATCCCACGCTAATGCCCCTGACCATCATAGAGAGCGTCTGGGACTCTCGCCCCCGGTACGTTTTTGGAGTGAACACCCCGGAGAGGCATTGGACCAAAGCTGTTTTCACGCTAGCGGCGGAGTCCGGTCTGAATCGTCTGGCCATCCTGGTGAACGATGCGCTTATGAGGTTGGGCTCACCGAGGGATGCTCGGAAATGGGCTGACCGCTTTGGCTTGAACATTCTCTTCCTGGAAACCGTGAACAAACACGACATTGAGGAACAACTCCGCCGGGCTCGCAATGCCGGCGCCCAAGCACTTGTGTGTTGGGGGTATTTTGACGACGCTGTTACCGTGAGAAGGGCTTTGGCCAGGGTCAGTTGGACCCCCAGAATATTTCTCTCTCAGGCCGGCCCCAGCCTGGAGGAATACGGCAAGGTTTTAGGAGATCTCGCCGATTACTCTCTGGGATGCGGTGTCTGGGAGCCAGAAGTTGCGGCCTCTTACCCCGGCGCGATGGAATTCTTGCACTCGTTTCGCCGGGAATACAATCGCGACCCATCTTACCCTGCCGCGAATGGATATGCCGAAGGAGTTATCCTAGCAGAGGCCATACTTCGGGCAGGAGGTATCGATCGCGAGAAGATTCGCGAGATGTTGTCCAGCCTGGATATGGTTACGCTGATCGGGAGATACGGCGTAGATGAATCGGGAATCCAGGTGCGCCAGCGCCCGGTCATCTATCAATGGCAAAATGGCCGCAAGCGAGTGGTATGGCCTGAGTCTCTCAGTTCCGCAAGACTGCAATTCCCTCCGCAGAGCGCACCATGA
- a CDS encoding PAS domain-containing sensor histidine kinase: protein MFSSIRSKLIAIFIFLIGLPLLLSGYSAYEAASRAILAQTEEQLGNLALKTAQQIDSFVDGARNEIRLLSDSPFIQLSFLQYEFGQRLDTVRRLLNDYVKEHAQVKSIVLVNLEGVPILSVPAEPPVDGQLPPPGEWFRAVLKKGQYLSDLPVNYDLSNSTLYLAQTVHDFEDRTSPVGVIIFNIRATAFTDFVSSLKLGLGGYGFLMHRDGHVIYHPDARWLNGKEYLESGDTRLEKQISRMMMGEKGFGDYTFDREEKYFVYTPCRTRDWSVCISVLKPELMADVVKLRRQMIAFLAVVIGISVPISYLFIRGITRPVKQLMEGAGAIARGDLDQTINIRSNDELKALAEEFNLMAKQLKTSMGQILELKAFNEDVLRSVSSGIITVDRYCNLTSHNSSAETILGALPEEDGKDRWEDAREVMELLKITLESGAPIQDQELTLVRGNGAKNILGVNTALLRDGADQIVGAIAEIRDITRRKGVEEQMLRIEKLASLGELSAGVAHEIRNPLAGIKTSMQVLAKRRGTDAERMLIDGVLDEINRLNTIVTDLLKFSRPSPPVFVPSDLRVILEKTVDLVWKSMRTCDIELEHLHEEGLPQVMIDREQVQQVFLNLLLNAIKAMKQGGKLALVMKQVCDEAAEPFPGGDEPACFETSSYVQVEFIDTGCGISAEDLPRVFDPFFTSDPSGTGLGLSIAHKLLEENRGTISIESELGKGTRVIIRLPAGGGPSSTSRS, encoded by the coding sequence ATGTTTTCCAGCATTCGATCGAAGCTTATCGCCATTTTCATCTTTCTCATTGGGCTTCCGTTGTTGCTGTCGGGCTATTCCGCTTACGAAGCTGCCTCTCGAGCAATTTTGGCGCAGACTGAAGAGCAACTTGGCAATCTCGCTTTGAAGACCGCACAACAGATCGATAGCTTTGTTGACGGTGCTCGAAACGAGATCCGGCTCTTGTCCGATTCTCCGTTCATTCAACTGTCTTTTCTGCAATATGAGTTCGGTCAGCGTTTGGATACGGTCCGACGCTTACTGAATGATTACGTCAAAGAGCACGCTCAAGTGAAGAGTATCGTTCTTGTGAATCTTGAAGGAGTGCCCATCCTGTCCGTACCTGCGGAACCGCCTGTGGACGGACAACTCCCCCCACCCGGCGAATGGTTCCGGGCTGTGCTGAAGAAAGGGCAGTATCTCTCGGACTTGCCCGTTAATTATGACCTTTCAAATTCCACGCTGTATCTGGCACAGACCGTACACGACTTCGAGGATCGGACGAGCCCCGTTGGAGTCATCATCTTCAACATTAGGGCCACTGCCTTCACTGACTTTGTATCATCCCTCAAACTGGGTCTCGGAGGCTATGGGTTTCTCATGCATCGTGACGGTCATGTGATATACCACCCGGACGCGCGGTGGCTCAATGGTAAGGAATATCTTGAAAGTGGAGATACCCGCTTAGAAAAACAGATCAGTCGCATGATGATGGGCGAAAAAGGATTTGGCGATTATACGTTCGATCGCGAGGAAAAGTATTTCGTGTATACTCCGTGCCGCACGCGAGACTGGAGCGTTTGCATTAGCGTCTTGAAGCCTGAGCTGATGGCCGATGTTGTCAAACTCCGCAGGCAGATGATCGCTTTTCTGGCTGTGGTCATCGGCATCAGCGTTCCGATCTCGTACCTCTTCATCCGCGGGATCACGCGGCCGGTGAAGCAACTGATGGAAGGGGCAGGTGCCATAGCCAGGGGAGATCTGGATCAGACGATAAACATAAGGTCCAATGACGAACTGAAGGCATTAGCCGAGGAATTCAACCTCATGGCCAAGCAGCTCAAGACGAGCATGGGACAAATACTCGAGCTCAAGGCCTTCAATGAAGATGTGCTCAGGAGCGTGTCCAGTGGGATCATTACCGTCGATCGCTACTGCAATCTGACTTCGCACAATAGCAGCGCGGAGACAATCCTGGGGGCACTTCCTGAGGAAGACGGGAAGGATCGATGGGAGGACGCTCGAGAAGTCATGGAGCTGCTGAAGATAACGCTGGAGAGTGGTGCACCGATTCAGGATCAGGAGTTGACTCTGGTGCGAGGCAATGGTGCAAAGAACATCCTCGGGGTGAATACGGCGCTCCTCAGAGATGGAGCCGATCAGATTGTCGGTGCAATCGCCGAGATACGAGATATCACGCGGCGCAAAGGCGTAGAAGAGCAGATGCTGCGCATTGAGAAACTGGCGTCCTTGGGTGAGCTTTCCGCTGGTGTTGCCCACGAAATACGAAATCCTTTGGCAGGAATCAAAACGAGCATGCAAGTCCTCGCGAAAAGGAGAGGAACCGATGCGGAGCGAATGCTGATCGACGGCGTATTGGATGAAATCAATCGACTGAACACTATCGTCACCGACTTACTGAAGTTTTCTCGTCCTTCACCTCCTGTGTTCGTCCCCTCGGATCTTCGCGTGATCCTGGAGAAGACGGTCGATCTTGTGTGGAAGAGTATGCGAACGTGCGACATCGAGCTTGAGCATCTCCACGAAGAAGGATTGCCGCAGGTCATGATCGATCGGGAACAAGTGCAACAGGTATTTCTCAATCTGTTGCTCAACGCGATCAAAGCTATGAAGCAGGGAGGCAAACTCGCGCTTGTCATGAAACAGGTTTGCGATGAGGCTGCAGAGCCTTTCCCAGGGGGAGACGAGCCGGCCTGTTTCGAGACATCGTCGTATGTTCAGGTCGAGTTTATCGACACCGGATGCGGAATTAGTGCCGAAGATCTCCCCAGAGTGTTCGATCCTTTTTTTACGAGCGACCCGAGTGGCACGGGATTGGGATTGTCCATTGCGCACAAGCTCCTTGAAGAGAATAGGGGGACGATTTCCATCGAGAGTGAGCTGGGGAAGGGGACACGAGTAATTATACGTCTGCCCGCCGGAGGAGGACCCTCATCCACAAGTAGATCGTAG
- a CDS encoding sigma-54-dependent transcriptional regulator, producing MSPDRILIVDDERVLRQSLKIDLEEDGFEVEILGSGEEAIERLDAIQPHLVLLDLRLPGMDGTQVLEAIRHEHEDLPVIIMTAYGDTQTTVEAIKRGADNFINKPFELHELKELITRALESQKQRREFEYLKYQQRRLHRFCDLVGESPKIVSIYEKIELLAETDCTVLIRGESGTGKELVAGAIHYKSRRAKAPLMEINCASLPESLLESELFGYEKGAFTDAKHRKNGLFELADGGTIFLDEIGEMPLSIQAKLLRFLEKKQFKRLGSTEDLKVDARIIAATNRDLAKAISDSAFREDLYYRLNVVTLNLPPLRERTEDIILLANYFLNEFCRDMGKAQLTFSDEVTELLPTLPWRGNVRELRNVIERAVIFAKGTTITRDLLPQEMRNYAPMKPMDFVQSARETQSLSIEDVLAQVEQDIIDDALRQTGGNMSRAAKLLGISRFSLIRRIDRLRKDHSVT from the coding sequence ATGTCGCCGGATCGGATATTGATCGTTGATGATGAAAGAGTGTTGCGTCAATCGCTTAAGATAGACCTGGAGGAAGACGGGTTTGAGGTCGAGATTCTCGGGAGTGGTGAAGAGGCAATCGAGCGTCTCGATGCCATTCAGCCTCATCTGGTGCTCCTGGACTTGAGGTTGCCGGGCATGGACGGCACGCAAGTGCTCGAGGCGATTCGACATGAGCATGAAGATCTCCCTGTCATCATCATGACTGCGTACGGCGACACTCAGACCACGGTCGAAGCGATCAAACGTGGAGCTGACAATTTCATCAACAAGCCGTTCGAGCTTCATGAGTTGAAAGAGCTGATAACGAGAGCACTGGAAAGCCAAAAGCAACGACGCGAGTTCGAATACCTCAAATACCAGCAGCGCCGTTTGCATCGCTTCTGCGATTTGGTGGGTGAAAGTCCTAAAATTGTATCGATTTACGAGAAAATCGAACTGCTCGCGGAGACTGATTGTACTGTGCTCATTCGTGGCGAAAGCGGCACGGGCAAAGAACTCGTGGCAGGTGCAATCCACTATAAGAGCAGGCGAGCAAAAGCACCGTTGATGGAAATCAACTGCGCCTCTCTGCCGGAATCCCTGCTGGAGAGTGAGCTTTTCGGATATGAGAAAGGGGCATTCACCGACGCCAAACACAGAAAAAACGGGCTGTTTGAGCTCGCTGACGGAGGCACCATTTTCCTGGATGAAATAGGCGAAATGCCGCTCTCCATTCAGGCTAAGCTTCTGCGGTTTCTGGAAAAGAAGCAGTTCAAACGGCTCGGTAGCACTGAGGACCTCAAAGTGGATGCCCGCATTATCGCCGCGACGAATAGAGATCTGGCCAAAGCGATCTCCGACTCTGCGTTTCGGGAAGACCTCTATTATCGGCTCAATGTCGTCACCCTAAATCTGCCGCCGCTGAGGGAGCGTACAGAAGACATCATTCTCTTAGCGAACTATTTCCTGAACGAATTTTGTCGAGACATGGGAAAAGCGCAGTTAACGTTTTCCGATGAGGTCACGGAATTACTTCCTACGCTCCCGTGGCGTGGAAACGTTCGGGAATTGCGAAATGTCATTGAACGGGCTGTCATTTTCGCGAAAGGCACTACCATTACCAGGGATCTGCTTCCTCAGGAGATGAGGAACTACGCACCAATGAAACCGATGGACTTTGTTCAAAGTGCGCGCGAAACGCAGAGTCTTTCCATTGAAGATGTACTTGCCCAAGTGGAGCAAGACATCATCGATGACGCCCTCCGACAGACAGGGGGAAACATGTCTCGTGCAGCGAAATTGCTCGGAATCAGCCGGTTTTCTCTCATTCGGCGTATCGACCGGCTGCGGAAAGACCATAGCGTGACATAA
- a CDS encoding ABC transporter substrate-binding protein — MSPLSRRCPLTAWLLLSSLFLALPAQIAPNCLAEVNSGRKPVIATITWRGQTEAERGFIDGLREKVHEPTILTFDANQSRAAVEEILESLGSRHIDLIYVFGTTATQLVLSRVKNIPVVFNIVSRPVASGIIADRQRSGNNATGVSLEIPVHHQLKALKKVVDFRVLGVIYNPRELNSVIHTRMVRDLEVPMGFRLEEFCIRNATDIPRVLGDLKGRADAVYIPADSFSISFGKEIMTLVNGFNIPSLSAAESMVPENGVLLALVPDYYQLGRMAAEKGARILAGDAPGEIPSSCPEYFRMWVNMRTARQINIQIPLSLLMIADKIVR, encoded by the coding sequence ATGAGCCCGCTCTCCCGCAGATGTCCGTTGACGGCCTGGCTGCTTCTGAGCTCCCTCTTCCTGGCGCTTCCTGCTCAGATCGCACCTAATTGCCTTGCCGAAGTCAACAGCGGGAGGAAGCCTGTGATCGCGACGATAACCTGGCGTGGGCAAACGGAGGCTGAGCGCGGCTTTATTGACGGTTTGAGAGAAAAAGTTCATGAACCGACCATTCTCACATTCGATGCAAATCAATCTCGTGCGGCCGTGGAAGAAATTCTCGAATCGCTTGGGAGTCGGCACATTGATTTGATCTACGTTTTCGGGACTACCGCGACCCAACTCGTTCTGTCCAGGGTCAAGAATATCCCCGTAGTCTTCAACATTGTCTCACGTCCCGTGGCCTCGGGAATTATTGCCGACAGGCAACGATCAGGTAACAATGCTACAGGAGTCAGCCTTGAAATACCCGTGCACCACCAGTTGAAAGCCTTGAAGAAAGTAGTCGATTTCAGAGTATTGGGGGTCATCTACAACCCACGGGAACTGAACTCCGTGATTCACACCCGGATGGTCAGGGATCTGGAAGTACCCATGGGATTTCGTCTCGAAGAATTTTGCATTCGCAACGCGACAGATATCCCTCGTGTATTGGGAGATCTGAAGGGGAGGGCAGATGCTGTCTACATCCCGGCAGATTCATTCTCCATATCCTTTGGGAAGGAAATCATGACGCTGGTCAACGGCTTCAACATCCCGTCACTGAGCGCCGCTGAAAGTATGGTTCCGGAGAATGGAGTACTGCTGGCACTCGTGCCGGATTACTATCAGTTGGGTCGAATGGCTGCCGAAAAAGGTGCTCGTATTCTGGCCGGTGACGCTCCGGGAGAGATTCCCTCCTCCTGTCCTGAATATTTCCGAATGTGGGTCAACATGCGGACCGCACGTCAGATCAACATCCAGATTCCTCTCTCTCTATTGATGATAGCTGACAAAATAGTCCGATGA
- a CDS encoding TAXI family TRAP transporter solute-binding subunit: MEHGSQVKGGCKTGRRDFLTLMTGLGCGMIVGHPAGLWAQTTRRISIATGGMGGVYFPMGGAIAAVISKHLPNVEATAEVTAASVDNCKLVEAKQSDLGIVMGDVAYDAFAGTGKFKKKLSLRNIAVLYPGLLHVVTLEGKGIKNIADMKGKTISSGAPGSGTEIMALRILEVNGINPEKDVRRDRLGASESAGALKDGKIDAYFWTGGVPTASVLDLACSPGVKMCVIQHGDCIEKVTSKYGPVYYSATIPKGIYSGVTEDVPVAAVGNILVVRQDMDEKLVYDILTTMFDRKDELAAVHKEAEGFSVKNAATGSPIPYHKGAQKYYKEKGIEVMA, from the coding sequence ATGGAGCATGGTTCCCAGGTGAAAGGTGGCTGCAAAACGGGCCGGCGCGACTTCCTCACACTGATGACAGGCTTGGGTTGCGGCATGATCGTGGGCCATCCAGCAGGCCTTTGGGCTCAAACGACGCGAAGGATCTCAATTGCCACTGGTGGTATGGGAGGCGTCTATTTCCCGATGGGAGGAGCTATAGCCGCTGTGATCAGCAAACATCTGCCAAATGTGGAGGCTACCGCCGAGGTCACGGCTGCATCGGTTGACAACTGCAAGCTCGTTGAAGCGAAACAGTCAGATCTCGGTATTGTCATGGGTGACGTGGCCTATGATGCATTTGCGGGAACCGGCAAATTCAAGAAGAAGCTTTCGCTCCGGAACATCGCGGTACTTTACCCGGGTCTCCTGCACGTGGTGACTCTGGAAGGAAAAGGAATCAAGAACATTGCGGACATGAAGGGCAAGACCATCTCCTCCGGTGCGCCGGGGAGCGGGACAGAGATCATGGCTTTGCGAATCCTCGAGGTAAACGGGATTAACCCCGAGAAAGACGTTAGAAGAGACAGACTCGGCGCATCGGAATCCGCGGGAGCCCTGAAAGACGGAAAGATCGATGCGTACTTCTGGACGGGCGGTGTGCCAACCGCTTCTGTGCTCGATCTCGCTTGTTCCCCGGGAGTGAAGATGTGTGTCATCCAACATGGGGACTGCATCGAGAAAGTGACGTCGAAATATGGGCCTGTCTATTACTCGGCAACCATTCCGAAGGGAATATACTCCGGTGTAACCGAGGACGTTCCTGTGGCTGCAGTCGGCAATATTCTTGTCGTACGTCAAGACATGGACGAAAAGCTCGTTTACGACATACTTACCACCATGTTTGACCGCAAAGACGAACTTGCGGCAGTGCACAAAGAAGCCGAAGGCTTTAGCGTCAAGAATGCGGCAACCGGTTCTCCAATTCCTTATCACAAAGGCGCGCAGAAGTATTACAAGGAGAAAGGCATCGAAGTCATGGCATGA